A genomic stretch from Pseudomonas alkylphenolica includes:
- the dadA gene encoding D-amino acid dehydrogenase, whose amino-acid sequence MRVLVLGSGVIGTASAYYLARQGFEVVVVDRQPAVAMETSFANAGQVSPGYASPWAAPGVPLKAIKWLLERHAPLAIKATADIDQYLWMAQMLRNCTANRYAVNKERMVRLSEYSRDCLDELRAETGIAYEGRTLGTTQLFRTQAQLDNAAKDIAVLEQSGVPYEVLDRAGIARVEPALANVTDILAGALRLPNDQTGDCQLFTTRLAEMAIKLGVEFRFGQDIQRLDYAGDRINGVWIDGKLETADRYVLALGSYSPQLLKPLGIKAPVYPLKGYSLTVPITDPAMAPTSTILDETYKVAITRFDNRIRVGGMAEIAGFDLSLNPRRRETLEMIVNDLYPRGGDLSQASFWTGLRPTTPDGTPIVGATPFRNLFLNTGHGTLGWTMACGSGRLLADLIARKKPQISAEGLDISRYGKHQEPAKHGNPAPAHQ is encoded by the coding sequence ATGCGAGTTCTGGTACTTGGTAGCGGTGTGATCGGAACCGCCAGTGCCTACTATCTGGCACGGCAGGGTTTTGAAGTCGTCGTGGTCGACCGCCAACCGGCCGTCGCCATGGAAACCAGCTTTGCCAACGCCGGCCAGGTCTCGCCAGGCTACGCCTCGCCCTGGGCTGCGCCGGGCGTGCCGCTCAAGGCCATCAAATGGCTGCTCGAGCGCCATGCGCCTCTGGCGATCAAGGCCACTGCTGACATCGACCAATACCTGTGGATGGCGCAGATGCTGCGCAACTGCACTGCCAACCGCTATGCCGTGAACAAAGAGCGCATGGTCCGCCTGTCCGAGTACAGCCGCGACTGCCTCGACGAGCTGCGCGCCGAAACCGGCATTGCCTACGAAGGCCGCACCCTGGGTACCACCCAGCTGTTCCGCACCCAGGCGCAACTGGACAACGCCGCCAAGGACATCGCCGTCCTCGAGCAGTCCGGTGTGCCGTATGAGGTCCTCGACCGCGCAGGCATCGCCCGCGTCGAGCCGGCCCTGGCCAACGTTACCGACATTCTCGCCGGCGCCCTGCGCCTGCCTAACGACCAGACCGGCGACTGCCAGCTGTTCACCACCCGCCTGGCGGAAATGGCCATCAAGCTCGGTGTCGAATTCCGCTTCGGTCAGGACATTCAGCGCCTGGACTACGCCGGTGACCGTATCAACGGCGTGTGGATCGACGGCAAGCTGGAAACCGCCGACCGCTACGTGCTGGCGCTGGGCAGCTACTCGCCGCAATTGCTCAAGCCGCTGGGCATCAAGGCCCCGGTCTATCCGCTCAAGGGCTACTCGCTGACCGTGCCGATCACCGACCCGGCCATGGCCCCGACCTCGACCATTCTCGACGAGACCTACAAGGTCGCGATCACCCGTTTCGACAACCGCATCCGCGTTGGCGGCATGGCTGAAATCGCCGGTTTTGACCTGTCGCTGAACCCGCGTCGACGCGAAACCCTGGAGATGATCGTCAACGATCTTTATCCTCGTGGCGGCGACCTCAGCCAGGCCAGTTTCTGGACCGGCCTGCGTCCGACCACTCCGGACGGCACGCCGATCGTCGGTGCCACGCCGTTCCGCAACCTGTTCCTCAACACCGGTCACGGTACACTGGGCTGGACCATGGCCTGCGGTTCCGGCCGCTTGCTGGCCGATTTGATCGCGCGCAAAAAGCCGCAGATCAGTGCCGAAGGTCTCGATATCTCTCGTTACGGAAAACATCAGGAGCCTGCAAAACATGGCAATCCAGCGCCAGCTCACCAATGA
- the alr gene encoding alanine racemase, whose amino-acid sequence MRPARALIDLQALRHNYQLARELTGAKALAVIKADAYGHGAVRCALALEQQADGFAVACIEEALELRAAGIKAPVLLLEGFFEASELPLIVQHDLWCVVHSLWQLEAIEQAQLSKPITVWLKLDSGMHRVGLHAKDYQAAYQRLLASGKVARIVLMSHFARADELDSAASNEQLAVFQSARQGLSAEVSLRNSPAVLGWPNMPSDWVRPGLMLYGATPFEVPQAEAARLQPVMTVQSRVISVRELPAGEPVGYGAKFISPRPTRVGVVAMGYADGYPRQAPNGTPVLVAGKRTQLIGRVSMDMLCIDLTDVPEAGLGSPVELWGKNVLASEVAMHAGNIPYQIFCNLKRVPLDYIGD is encoded by the coding sequence ATGCGTCCTGCCCGTGCCCTTATCGATCTACAAGCCCTGCGTCACAACTATCAACTTGCCCGCGAACTGACCGGTGCCAAAGCCCTGGCCGTGATCAAGGCCGATGCCTATGGTCATGGCGCCGTGCGTTGCGCCCTGGCGCTTGAGCAGCAAGCCGATGGTTTTGCCGTGGCTTGCATCGAAGAGGCACTGGAGTTGCGCGCGGCCGGAATCAAGGCGCCGGTGTTGCTGCTCGAAGGCTTTTTCGAAGCCAGCGAACTGCCGCTGATCGTCCAGCATGATCTGTGGTGCGTGGTGCATTCGTTGTGGCAGCTCGAGGCCATCGAGCAGGCGCAGCTGAGTAAACCGATCACCGTGTGGCTCAAGCTCGACTCGGGCATGCACCGGGTTGGCCTGCACGCCAAGGATTATCAGGCGGCCTACCAGCGTCTGCTGGCCAGCGGCAAGGTCGCGCGCATCGTGCTGATGAGCCACTTCGCCCGTGCCGACGAACTCGACAGTGCAGCCAGCAACGAGCAACTCGCGGTATTCCAGAGCGCCCGCCAGGGCCTGAGCGCCGAGGTCAGTCTGCGCAACTCGCCGGCGGTGCTCGGTTGGCCGAACATGCCCAGCGACTGGGTGCGTCCAGGTCTGATGTTGTACGGCGCCACGCCGTTCGAAGTGCCACAGGCAGAGGCCGCCCGGCTGCAGCCGGTGATGACCGTGCAATCGCGGGTAATCAGCGTGCGTGAGCTGCCGGCCGGCGAGCCGGTGGGCTATGGCGCCAAGTTCATCAGTCCGCGGCCGACCCGGGTCGGTGTAGTGGCCATGGGTTATGCCGATGGCTATCCACGTCAGGCACCCAACGGCACCCCGGTGCTGGTGGCCGGCAAGCGCACCCAGCTGATCGGCCGGGTGTCGATGGACATGCTCTGCATCGACCTCACCGACGTGCCGGAAGCCGGCCTGGGCAGCCCGGTCGAACTGTGGGGCAAAAACGTGCTGGCCAGCGAAGTGGCCATGCATGCCGGCAACATCCCCTACCAGATTTTCTGCAACCTCAAACGCGTGCCGCTGGACTATATCGGCGATTGA
- the dadR gene encoding transcriptional regulator DadR — MRTQHQSKRELDKIDRNILRILQADGRISFTELGEKVGLSTTPCTERVRRLEREGIIMGYNARLNPQHLKGSLLVFVEISLDYKSGDTFEEFRRAVLKLPHVLECHLVSGDFDYLVKARISEMASYRKLLGDILLKLPHVRESKSYIVMEEVKESLSLPIPD; from the coding sequence ATGAGAACCCAGCACCAAAGCAAACGTGAACTGGATAAGATCGACCGCAACATCCTGCGGATCCTGCAGGCAGATGGACGGATCTCGTTTACTGAACTGGGCGAAAAAGTCGGCTTGTCGACGACACCCTGCACCGAACGGGTCCGGCGTCTAGAGCGCGAAGGCATCATCATGGGCTACAACGCCCGGCTCAACCCGCAGCACCTCAAGGGTAGCCTGCTGGTATTCGTCGAAATCAGCCTGGACTACAAGTCGGGCGACACCTTCGAAGAGTTCCGCCGCGCGGTGCTGAAACTGCCTCACGTACTGGAATGCCACCTGGTTTCGGGCGACTTCGATTACCTGGTCAAGGCGCGGATCTCGGAGATGGCCTCGTACCGCAAGCTGCTCGGCGACATCCTGCTGAAGTTGCCGCACGTGCGCGAATCGAAGAGTTACATTGTCATGGAAGAGGTCAAAGAGAGCCTCAGCCTGCCGATTCCGGACTGA
- a CDS encoding NAD(P)/FAD-dependent oxidoreductase, with product MSAPVQSPASHVASYYAASSLPQPEYPPLQGELSCDVCVVGGGFSGLNTAIELAERGLNVILLEARKIGWGASGRNGGQLIRGVGHGLDQFSPVLGSDGVRELKLMGLEAVDIVRQRIERHAISCDLTWGYCDLANKPKDLQGFAEDAEELRSLGYRHELRLVPPDQMHTVVGSDRYVGGLIDMGSGHLHPLNLALGEAAVANKLGVRLFEQSAVTRIDYGSQVRVHTAQGSVQASTLVLGCNAYLNDLNAELGGKVLPAGSYIIATEPLSEAQAHDLLPQNMAVCDQRVALDYYRLSADRRLLFGGACHYSGRDPQDIAAYMRPKMLKVFPQLADVRIDYQWGGMIGIGANRLPQIGRLPGQPNVYFAQAYSGHGLNATHLAGKLLGEAISGQHSGRFDLFAKVPHITFPGGKHLRSPLLALGMLWHRLKELV from the coding sequence ATGAGCGCCCCTGTTCAATCACCCGCTTCTCACGTCGCTTCCTACTACGCCGCCAGCAGCCTGCCACAACCGGAGTACCCGCCGCTGCAGGGCGAATTGAGCTGCGACGTCTGTGTGGTCGGTGGCGGTTTTTCCGGGTTGAACACCGCGATCGAGCTGGCCGAACGCGGCCTCAACGTGATCCTCCTTGAAGCCCGTAAGATCGGCTGGGGCGCCAGCGGGCGTAATGGCGGGCAACTGATTCGTGGCGTTGGCCACGGCCTTGATCAGTTCAGTCCAGTGCTGGGCAGCGATGGCGTGCGTGAGCTGAAACTGATGGGCCTGGAAGCGGTGGATATCGTCCGCCAGCGCATCGAACGCCACGCCATCAGCTGCGATCTGACCTGGGGCTATTGCGACCTGGCCAACAAACCGAAAGACCTGCAGGGCTTCGCCGAAGACGCCGAGGAATTGCGCAGCCTGGGCTACCGCCATGAGCTGCGTCTGGTGCCACCTGATCAGATGCACACGGTGGTTGGCTCGGACCGCTATGTTGGCGGCCTGATCGACATGGGCTCGGGACATTTGCACCCGCTGAACCTGGCCTTGGGCGAAGCGGCGGTAGCCAACAAGCTGGGGGTTCGCCTGTTCGAGCAATCGGCGGTTACCCGCATCGACTATGGCTCGCAGGTACGGGTGCATACCGCACAAGGTTCGGTGCAAGCCAGCACGCTGGTGCTGGGCTGCAACGCCTACCTCAATGACCTGAATGCCGAACTGGGCGGCAAGGTACTGCCCGCCGGTAGCTACATCATCGCCACCGAACCCTTGAGCGAAGCGCAGGCGCACGACCTGCTGCCACAGAACATGGCGGTCTGCGATCAGCGCGTGGCCCTGGACTACTACCGCCTTTCCGCCGACCGGCGCCTGCTGTTCGGCGGTGCCTGCCATTATTCCGGACGCGATCCCCAGGATATCGCCGCGTACATGCGGCCGAAGATGCTCAAAGTATTCCCGCAACTGGCCGACGTACGCATCGACTACCAGTGGGGCGGCATGATCGGCATCGGCGCCAATCGCCTGCCGCAGATCGGCCGCCTGCCAGGTCAGCCGAACGTGTACTTTGCCCAGGCCTACTCCGGCCACGGCCTCAACGCCACTCACCTGGCGGGCAAATTGCTCGGTGAAGCCATCAGCGGCCAGCACAGCGGGCGCTTCGACCTGTTCGCCAAGGTGCCGCACATCACCTTCCCGGGTGGCAAACATCTGCGCTCGCCGTTGCTGGCCCTGGGCATGCTCTGGCACCGGTTGAAAGAGCTGGTCTGA
- a CDS encoding YkgJ family cysteine cluster protein — translation MSCNSHKIRFLRDQIPSFECVPGCHDCCGPVTTSSEEMARLPRKSAAEQEAALAELNCVHLGPNGCTVYEERPLICRLFGTTPRLPCPNGRGPAEMIDPQAEKLVHQYIASTRQVLV, via the coding sequence ATGAGTTGCAACAGCCACAAGATCCGTTTCCTGCGCGATCAGATCCCGTCGTTCGAGTGCGTCCCCGGTTGCCATGACTGCTGTGGGCCGGTTACTACGTCCTCGGAAGAAATGGCCCGGCTGCCACGCAAAAGCGCCGCCGAACAGGAGGCCGCCCTGGCCGAGCTCAACTGTGTGCACCTGGGGCCCAATGGCTGCACGGTGTACGAAGAGCGGCCGCTGATCTGCCGGCTGTTCGGTACCACCCCGCGCCTGCCATGCCCCAACGGTCGCGGCCCGGCCGAAATGATCGATCCCCAGGCCGAAAAGCTGGTGCACCAGTACATTGCCAGCACCCGCCAGGTGCTGGTCTGA
- a CDS encoding cupin domain-containing protein: MDVGERLQAIRKLKGLSQRELAKRAGVTNSTISMIEKNSVSPSISSLRKVLGGIPMSMVEFFSEELQPENPTQIVYKAHELIDISDGAVTMKLVGKAHPSRAIAFLNEVYPPGADTGEEMLTHDGEETGILLEGRLELVVGLETFILEAGDSYYFESTKPHRFRNPYDEPARLISAATPANF; encoded by the coding sequence TTGGACGTCGGTGAACGACTGCAAGCCATTCGCAAGCTCAAGGGCCTGTCCCAGCGTGAACTCGCCAAACGTGCGGGCGTCACCAACAGCACGATCTCGATGATCGAGAAGAACAGCGTCAGCCCTTCAATCAGCTCGTTGCGTAAAGTGCTGGGCGGTATTCCTATGTCCATGGTCGAGTTCTTCTCTGAAGAACTGCAGCCGGAAAACCCCACGCAGATCGTCTACAAGGCCCACGAGCTGATCGATATTTCCGACGGCGCGGTGACCATGAAGCTGGTCGGCAAGGCGCACCCGAGCCGGGCGATTGCGTTTCTCAACGAGGTCTATCCGCCGGGCGCCGATACTGGCGAAGAAATGCTCACCCATGACGGTGAAGAGACCGGCATTCTTCTCGAAGGTCGCCTGGAACTGGTGGTCGGCCTGGAAACTTTTATCCTCGAAGCGGGCGACAGCTACTATTTTGAAAGTACCAAGCCGCACCGTTTCCGTAATCCGTACGATGAGCCGGCCCGGCTGATCAGTGCGGCGACCCCGGCCAACTTCTAA
- a CDS encoding DUF1127 domain-containing protein — protein sequence MSGMSDVRLKLHAEELSREQRLQLFDVPAGLGRWGLMAHRWHSRRALLELTPEQLRDVGLTPEQAREEGLKPFWRG from the coding sequence ATGAGCGGTATGAGCGATGTGCGCCTGAAATTACACGCGGAGGAACTGAGCCGGGAACAGCGACTGCAGCTGTTTGATGTACCGGCCGGGCTCGGGCGGTGGGGGCTGATGGCACACCGTTGGCACAGCCGCCGCGCCTTGCTGGAACTGACGCCCGAGCAACTGCGTGATGTTGGCCTGACGCCGGAACAGGCGCGCGAGGAAGGGCTCAAGCCGTTCTGGCGTGGCTGA
- a CDS encoding c-type cytochrome, giving the protein MNLIKKMLAVPAAVLALWAVSATAATNDDIAKRLEPVGQVCVQGQECKGMEVAASAGGGGAKTPDEIIAKHCNACHGSGLLGAPKIGDTAAWKERSDHQGGLDGILAKAITGINAMPPKGTCADCSDDDLKAAIKKMSGL; this is encoded by the coding sequence GTGAATCTAATCAAGAAAATGCTGGCCGTACCAGCTGCCGTATTGGCCCTTTGGGCAGTCAGCGCAACAGCTGCGACCAACGACGACATCGCCAAGCGACTGGAACCGGTCGGCCAGGTGTGTGTACAAGGGCAGGAATGCAAGGGAATGGAAGTGGCTGCCTCCGCAGGTGGTGGCGGTGCCAAGACCCCGGACGAAATCATCGCCAAGCACTGCAATGCTTGCCACGGCAGTGGACTGCTCGGCGCGCCGAAGATCGGCGACACTGCAGCCTGGAAAGAGCGTTCCGACCACCAGGGTGGTCTGGACGGTATCCTGGCCAAGGCCATCACTGGTATCAACGCCATGCCGCCTAAAGGCACCTGCGCCGACTGCTCGGATGACGACCTGAAGGCCGCCATCAAGAAGATGTCCGGCCTGTAA
- a CDS encoding RidA family protein, with amino-acid sequence MAIQRQLTNERMSQIVTHNGTVYLAGQVGDDMNAGIEQQTRETLANIERLLDLAGTDKSRLLSVTIYLKDIDAHFQGMNSVWDSWLPKGVAPARATVEAKLCEPEILVELSVVAALP; translated from the coding sequence ATGGCAATCCAGCGCCAGCTCACCAATGAACGCATGAGTCAGATCGTTACCCACAACGGCACCGTCTACCTGGCGGGCCAGGTGGGCGACGACATGAATGCCGGGATTGAGCAGCAGACCCGTGAAACCCTGGCCAATATCGAGCGTCTGCTGGATCTGGCGGGCACCGACAAGAGCCGTTTGCTCTCGGTGACCATCTATCTGAAGGACATCGATGCGCATTTCCAGGGCATGAACAGTGTCTGGGACAGCTGGCTGCCGAAAGGCGTCGCACCTGCCCGCGCCACCGTTGAAGCCAAGCTGTGCGAGCCGGAAATCCTCGTAGAGCTGTCGGTGGTCGCCGCACTGCCGTAA
- a CDS encoding aminotransferase-like domain-containing protein, with the protein MTLYVNLAELLSARIEQGLYRPGDRLPSVRALSVEHGVSLSTVQQAYRLLEDNGLAAPRPKSGYFVPTDRSLPALPAVSRPAQRPVEISQWEQVIELIRSVPSKDVVQLGRGMPDVDSPTLKPLLRSLAQLSRRQDMPGLYYDTISGTLALREQIARLMLDSGCSLGPADLVVTTGCHEALSTSIRAVCQPGDIVAVDSPSFHGAMQTLKGLGMKALEIPTDPLTGISLEALELALEQWPIKLIQITPSCNNPLGYIMPEARKKALLTLAQRFDVAILEDDVYGDLAYTYPRPRTIKSFDEDGRVLLCSSFSKTLAPGLRIGWVAPGRYLERVLHMKYISTGCTATQPQLAIADFIEAGHYQPHLRRMRSQYQRSRDQMSDWVTRYFPPGTRASRPQGGFMLWIELPESFDTLRLNRALLGQGVQIAVGSIFSASGKYRNCLRMNFAARPTTEIEAAVRKVGETAIRLLAEAASDG; encoded by the coding sequence GTGACCCTCTATGTCAACCTTGCCGAGCTGCTCAGCGCCCGCATCGAACAAGGCCTGTACCGCCCTGGCGACCGCTTGCCGTCGGTACGCGCCCTGAGCGTGGAACATGGCGTCAGCCTGAGCACGGTGCAGCAGGCCTATCGCCTGCTGGAAGACAATGGCCTGGCCGCGCCACGCCCCAAGTCCGGCTACTTCGTACCCACAGACCGTAGCCTGCCAGCCCTGCCCGCGGTAAGCCGGCCGGCACAACGGCCGGTGGAAATATCCCAGTGGGAACAGGTCATCGAGCTGATCCGCAGCGTACCGAGCAAGGATGTGGTGCAACTGGGCCGCGGCATGCCCGATGTCGACAGCCCGACGCTCAAACCCCTGCTGCGCAGCCTGGCCCAGCTCAGCCGCCGCCAGGACATGCCCGGCCTGTACTACGACACCATTTCCGGCACCCTGGCCCTGCGCGAACAGATCGCCCGGCTGATGCTCGACTCCGGCTGCAGCCTCGGCCCGGCCGACCTGGTGGTCACCACCGGTTGCCACGAAGCGCTGTCGACCAGCATCCGCGCGGTGTGCCAGCCCGGCGATATCGTCGCAGTGGACTCACCGAGCTTTCACGGCGCCATGCAGACCCTCAAGGGCCTGGGCATGAAAGCCCTGGAAATCCCCACCGACCCGCTCACCGGCATCAGCCTCGAAGCCCTGGAGCTGGCCCTGGAACAATGGCCGATCAAGCTCATCCAGATCACCCCGAGCTGCAACAATCCGCTGGGTTACATCATGCCCGAGGCACGCAAGAAGGCCTTGCTGACCCTCGCCCAGCGCTTTGACGTGGCAATCCTTGAAGACGACGTATACGGCGACCTGGCCTACACCTACCCACGCCCGCGCACGATCAAATCGTTCGACGAAGACGGCCGGGTGCTGCTCTGCAGTTCGTTTTCCAAGACCCTGGCACCGGGCCTGCGCATCGGCTGGGTCGCCCCCGGGCGCTACCTGGAGCGAGTGCTGCACATGAAGTACATCAGCACCGGCTGCACCGCGACGCAACCGCAGCTGGCCATCGCCGATTTCATCGAAGCCGGGCACTACCAGCCGCATCTGCGGCGCATGCGCAGTCAGTATCAGCGCAGCCGCGACCAGATGAGCGACTGGGTCACTCGCTACTTTCCCCCCGGCACCCGTGCCAGCCGGCCGCAGGGTGGTTTCATGCTGTGGATAGAATTGCCGGAAAGTTTCGACACCCTGCGCCTGAACCGGGCTTTACTGGGGCAAGGCGTACAGATTGCCGTGGGCAGTATTTTTTCCGCCTCGGGCAAGTACCGTAACTGCCTGCGAATGAATTTCGCCGCCCGCCCTACCACCGAAATCGAAGCGGCAGTGCGCAAGGTTGGCGAGACCGCCATTCGTCTACTGGCCGAAGCCGCAAGCGACGGGTAA
- a CDS encoding acetyl-CoA hydrolase/transferase C-terminal domain-containing protein, which yields MAQSCSIEKAVDEVLARLPAHIHMGLPLGLGKPNAFVNALYVRIRQLPERRLTIYTALSLGRPDLGDGLQRRFLEPFIERVFADYEELEYLNDLRKDRLPANIRVEQFFMQPGSLLHSATAQQDYVSSNYSHAARDINAKGLNLVAQLVAEDPQHSDHLSLSCNPDITLDLLPMIERRRAAGETILLLGQVHAELPYMPGASELPRQAFDVLIDVVEQRRLFSTPNMPVTTQDHFIGLHASTLVRDGGTLQIGIGAMGDALTAALLARQTESEAYQALLADMDLQPWQQMIDREGGTQPFVHGLYGCSEMFVNGLLALLEAGIIRRPVDGGVLVHGGFFLGPQAFYQRLRDMPLEARQCIDMRAISYINELYGQESLKRSQRRDARFINTVFTMTLMGAGVADQLEDGRVLSGVGGQYNFVAQGHALEGARSILLLRSWREAGGEVSSNLVWSYGHCTIPRHLRDVVVTEYGIADLRGQTDAETIQRLLAICDSRFQPGLIEQAQKAGKLPSGFQLEARFTNNTPQRLQQLRNAHARLFPEYPLGSDFTDEERDLLRALNWLKSKFKLSEVLELGRAALDAPAPEAYPQQLARMRLAQPQGLKEELYQRLLLAGLQATASF from the coding sequence ATGGCGCAAAGCTGCTCGATCGAAAAGGCCGTAGACGAAGTGCTGGCGCGCTTGCCAGCGCATATCCACATGGGCTTGCCATTGGGCCTGGGCAAACCCAACGCCTTCGTCAATGCACTGTACGTGCGCATCCGCCAGTTGCCGGAGCGGCGCCTGACAATCTATACCGCCCTGAGCCTGGGTAGGCCCGATCTGGGCGACGGCCTGCAGCGGCGCTTTCTCGAACCCTTTATCGAGCGCGTGTTCGCCGACTATGAAGAGCTCGAATACCTGAATGACCTGCGCAAGGACCGATTGCCGGCGAACATTCGCGTCGAGCAGTTCTTCATGCAGCCCGGCAGTCTGCTGCACAGTGCTACGGCCCAGCAGGATTACGTCAGCAGCAACTACAGCCACGCCGCGCGGGACATCAACGCCAAAGGCCTGAACCTGGTGGCCCAGCTGGTGGCTGAAGATCCGCAACACTCGGATCACCTGAGCTTGAGTTGCAATCCGGACATCACCCTCGACCTGTTGCCGATGATCGAGCGTCGCCGGGCCGCCGGGGAGACCATCCTCCTGCTCGGCCAGGTGCATGCCGAATTGCCCTATATGCCGGGCGCCTCCGAGTTGCCTCGGCAGGCTTTCGATGTGCTGATTGATGTGGTCGAGCAGCGACGCCTGTTCTCGACGCCGAACATGCCGGTCACCACCCAGGATCACTTCATTGGTTTACACGCCAGCACCCTCGTGCGCGATGGCGGTACTTTGCAGATCGGCATTGGCGCCATGGGCGATGCGCTGACCGCTGCGCTCCTGGCCCGACAGACTGAAAGCGAAGCCTACCAGGCACTACTCGCGGATATGGATCTTCAGCCATGGCAGCAGATGATCGACCGTGAAGGCGGCACCCAGCCCTTTGTCCACGGTCTGTATGGTTGCAGCGAAATGTTCGTCAACGGCCTGTTGGCACTGCTTGAGGCCGGGATAATCCGGCGCCCGGTCGATGGCGGGGTGTTGGTGCATGGTGGCTTCTTCCTCGGCCCCCAGGCGTTTTACCAGCGCTTGCGCGACATGCCATTGGAAGCCCGCCAATGCATTGATATGCGTGCAATCAGCTACATCAACGAACTGTACGGTCAGGAGTCGCTCAAGCGCTCGCAACGCCGCGATGCACGCTTTATCAACACGGTGTTCACCATGACCCTGATGGGCGCCGGGGTTGCTGATCAGCTGGAAGATGGGCGGGTGCTCAGCGGTGTCGGCGGGCAATACAACTTTGTTGCCCAAGGGCATGCCCTGGAGGGCGCGCGCTCGATTCTGCTGCTGCGCAGCTGGCGCGAAGCGGGCGGTGAGGTCAGCTCCAACCTGGTCTGGAGTTATGGCCATTGCACCATTCCCCGGCACCTGCGTGATGTGGTTGTCACCGAGTACGGCATTGCCGATTTGCGTGGGCAAACCGACGCCGAAACCATTCAACGATTACTGGCGATCTGTGATTCGCGTTTTCAGCCCGGGCTGATCGAGCAAGCGCAGAAAGCTGGAAAACTGCCGTCCGGATTCCAGCTGGAGGCGCGTTTTACCAACAACACGCCGCAACGGCTGCAGCAGTTGCGCAACGCCCATGCACGGCTGTTTCCCGAGTATCCGCTGGGCAGCGATTTCACCGATGAAGAGCGCGATTTGTTGCGGGCGTTGAACTGGCTCAAGAGCAAGTTCAAGTTGAGCGAGGTGCTGGAGCTGGGCAGGGCGGCGCTGGACGCACCGGCGCCCGAGGCTTATCCACAACAGCTGGCGCGGATGAGGCTGGCGCAGCCGCAGGGGCTCAAGGAGGAGTTGTATCAGCGGCTGTTGCTGGCGGGGTTGCAGGCTACAGCGTCGTTTTGA